In Phlebotomus papatasi isolate M1 chromosome 1, Ppap_2.1, whole genome shotgun sequence, the following proteins share a genomic window:
- the LOC129809641 gene encoding aquaporin AQPAe.a, whose product MPGVFKYKLGINEFSSNGSNLLKSLLAEFTGIFLLNLFGIFSCLHGTPTMISFTFGLIVFMVVASLGHVSGAHINPAVTAGLLAVGKISFVRALLYVISQCAGAVAGTACLKALVPEAQQSNLGMTMLAENILPMQGLGLEFFLGFVLVLTVFGVIDENKPDSKYLAPLAIGMTVTFGHLAGIRFTGASMNPARTFGSAVISGIWDNHWIYWVGPILGGVGASLLYVQAFVAPEPEVDLAERYRTHADEKEMARLDAKRDLA is encoded by the exons ATGCCTGGCGTGTTCAAGTACAAATTGGGAATCAATGAATTCTcatcaaatggatcaaatttgcTAAAGTCCCTTCTGGCAGAATTTACtggaatttttttgctgaatctcTTTGGAATTTTCTCCTGCCTCCATGGAACACCCACAATGATCTCATTCACATTTGGCCTGATTGTCTTCATGGTGGTTGCG TCTCTGGGGCACGTTTCTGGAGCTCACATCAATCCCGCTGTCACGGCAGGACTCTTGGCCGTTGGGAAAATCTCCTTTGTCAGGGCACTCCTCTACGTTATCTCTCAATGTGCAGGAGCAGTTGCTGGAACTGCCTGCCTCAAGGCTCTCGTACCCGAAGCCCAACAGAGCAATCTTGGCATGACCATGTTGGCCGAGAATATACTTCCAATGCAGGGATTGGGTCTGGAGTTCTTCCTGGGATTTGTTCTTGTCCTCACAGTTTTCGGTGTGATCGATGAGAACAAACCTGACTCAAAGTACTTGGCTCCTCTGGCCATTGGAATGACTGTGACCTTCGGGCACTTGGCTGGAATCAGG TTCACAGGAGCCAGCATGAATCCCGCCAGGACTTTTGGATCAGCTGTTATATCGGGGATTTGGGATAATCATTGG ATTTACTGGGTTGGTCCAATTCTCGGTGGCGTAGGTGCGTCATTGCTGTACGTGCAGGCCTTTGTGGCCCCAGAGCCAGAGGTTGACCTAGCTGAGAGGTACAGGACTCATGCGGATGAGAAGGAGATGGCTAGGTTAGATGCAAAGCGAGATTTGGCCTAA